The window TTCGGAATCAGGCAACATTTTTTATCACACTAGTTTCTTTGACGGATCAGCTTCTACACTACAAACTTGGTTAATGATAACGGCCTCCGTCGATTAGATAAAACACAAGGTTGAAAGTATATGAACTAGGAGACCATGTTAGGTTGTACTTTCATGGCTTCTTAGAGCTTCAGTGGTGAATAACCATAACAAAGGAAATTTTTTCTGGTCAGTTGAACGATTTGGTCGTTGATTTCGAGAGCATTAACCTAAACATAGGATCCCCACGATCTAATACGTGTCGTTCCCAATCCGATCTGACTCCAAACGGGTTCTCACTTAGCCATTCTTCCCCAACTTGTTCTTGCAAAACACCTAGTTTCCCTTTTCCATATAGTAAGAAAGCTTCCCTCATTCTTAAAGCAACAGCTTCAACATCAGATTGAAGAAAGACCTAACAAATAGGAATCCAGATGTAACAAGAGTAATAACCATATGACATAAGAGAAGTCCAACATCCAAGATGAACATttacttgaaaagaaaaaaaaggtgaagatGCACTGAGAAAATGGTAGTACCTTGCCATTAGACGCAAGCAAGTCTGCCACTGCCTCCACTAATGACCTTTGCAACATTCTCCATCTGTGCTCCGGTTTATTGAAATCGGGGTTGGGACACTGTATATACAGAGAgtaaatatatttggtacagAGGTGTGcaattaagattttaaagtATCGATAGAGCTAGCACTATGAATGGCTCGTATCAAGCAATTAATAGTTAGGCTTTTGTAAATAGCAACGCCTCTTCAAGGCTTTAACTTTCAAGAATGAAATCAGTATCTGGTTCAAAGTCATGAAGGTAGTGAATTCTATGAGTGATCTGAATTTAGAGATATTAGCTGGAAAATTCCAAGTGCGTAGCATAGCAGAGTAAAACAAACAGCATTCTATCAGTTCTCAGTAATATCATGGCTAGGAAGGGTCAAAATCCAAATATTGGGGACAACATGATCCATGAGGGTTGTGTACCTGTATAGAGACAAGCACCAACTCCCCTGGATAATTACACACAATAGAACGAAACGTTGACGTTGCATTCGTCGCAATAAAATGCCTGATACCATGAGAAAAAATCGAGATAAAATTTagtaaagaaacaaaaaaccagATCCAAAGGTACATGTTAACCTAGCGTCAGGGACAGAGGATGCTTCATTGATATGCCTTACCCATTCTTCATCTCCAATTGATGAACAGAATGTAGACAACGTTTCACAAGCTGAAAAGGTCGTACAAGTGTGAGATAATGTATATGGTTAAGGTTAATGCTGATAATGACAAGAAAGAAGACCTTTTCATTAATCTCTAAACCAAGAAAATTGTGATCCTTCCTCCTCCTAGCCATTTCCAGAAGAAACATCCCATTACCTGGCATTTACAACTTACAACTTATCAGCTAACTTCGtgaataaacaattaaatgcAATCGTCATTGGCTTCTTTAAACTTGTACAGTTGtaccaacaaaagaaaaaaccattCACTTGTACCAAAAATGTCAGATAGCATGAAAATCAACCTTTTAGCTGTTAGATACAGAGTTTTACTATAAAAGGGATAGAAAGAATTTTAAtcccccaaaaaaaaagtatatgatACAAAGAAGATAATACCACTTCCAATGTCAACCACTAAAGGCAGAGTTGTATCACAAAACACTGCATCCCAGTTAATCTCATATGGGTATGCCTGCATGAACAAATCATTTCAAACTAGTTTTAGCTGCTCATCCAGATGCATACTTCAAAAATCTATCCTATGGTGGGGATGTCTTTAATGGAGTAATACCGTTCTAAAATAAGAACTTTCTGCACAAGAAATGATGATAAATGGAAATTGTAGCCTTGCAAAACTAGACAGCACGTgtaatcttgaaaaaatcaatcatCAAATAGTACGTGTGAATACGATTTATGACATTCCCCCTATAAGTTCACATTATGTTCTGCTCTTCGTTGAAACAATTTAAACacatcatttgttttttagaaaatataacaaaaatgccTAAAAACTTACTCTATCCAAGGCCAAAACCCCTGGAAGTTGTTTCCCTTTAAAGAAATCCCATACAACTGAAGCATTCTCAAAAACATTATAAGCACATAGGGTACTCGATTCCTGCATAATTGCTTTGCATGCAGTGGTTCCAACAACAGTTATATCACAATCCCTTTGGGATAGATCATATAGCTTTCTTGCTAATCTAGAAGCTCCACGGGCACTTTGGCTTGAATCACTGAATTTCACAGGTCCAATCCATATAATTTTCTGCAACATAGCGCTCAAAGTGTTAGACCGATCCTCACTTGAGTAAACAACAGATAAGTAATAGTTGGTgctttagaaaaatgattgcAGAATGATGCATTATTGAACCTCTTCCAACTGTAAGTCCATGACCATAAGTGCTAAATCTTAGGATCTGTAATATTATCTCAGGAGATCAATGCTTTCATAATTCCATCATTCAAAAAATGCcaattcttcttctccaaccCTTACCCAAAGATTTGAATCCCCACaatttcaagtttgattgCACAGGCATATACAtcaaaggaataaaaaagtCATAGGAGCAGTAAAATGATCAAATCCCTACAATTTGAATGAAAGTAGATAGTAGATAGTGTTCCATTGATATTCAAATAAAGCAGAAATTGGAATGATTTGATCTATCCTAGTTTTTCTTCGCATGCCAAAAATTACAGCagttttctaaataaaagagaagttGGACAACCCGAGGTGCTAAATCATAGATCTATTGAACAAGCCGAGGAGCTAAATCATAAACTATTGGACAACCCAAGGTGCTGAGCATAAAATTATGGTTCATAGCTACCACTTACCAGGCAATGGCAGATACATGGGATTTTAGATCAAGCAGAAGCAACTTTTGTAACTTAAGGAAAATTTGACTTCTACCTTGCTATTCATAAGCAGGGCATTTATTTCGTCCAGTGATGTAGGACCAAGATCAACTGGTAGCCAACCTAGAAGCGGAAGAagttaatataacaaaataacaagtttttaaatacGAAGTGTAAAACCTTAAAAAGgataaatattcatttgagTTGGGGAAAATGAGAACTTACCATCTGGAATATCATGGGAAgcaaatatttccattttctttgaaGTGTCAACGTTCGCACACCAGAAGTCCTTGGGGTATACAATTCGTACCCTTTTATCAAGTGAAAACTGGATTAGTTCTGCAGCTTCCTTACATACACCATGATTCATCAATCTGTAAGAAACAGACAGCCCCAAGGCTTGCATGATCTGAAATGACATCATTCCAACAAAGACCAACACAGAGCATGTTGAAGCTAAAACGTGCAAGGCAGCCAATTTGTTTAAGAGGTTGCCTCCTCCAATCTGCATCaaaaagttcataatacaTTACATAGAATCGTTTTATGGCTGATGAGGGGAAAATCCATATCTATTCAAGTACTGGAGAATATACAATTGCAACATAAGGTTGCCTCTTGGTTTGTGCAGCTTTTTTTAACTGGCATAAACCTTCTTGAAAGTTAAAGCCAGCTAGGCAGGTACTGCAAAAACGAGTAATCCCAACTGTGGATGCAAGAATTCTATGAGATTGGGAGAAGGAgtcattaacaaaaatatcaacacCTAAAGATAGCATCttggaaaattttgagcaATTCGCAACTTCTTCTTTGAACACGGAAAGATTCTCGAGAAGGAGAATATCAGCTTTCTCAAAGCCTTCTTCGGTTAACATCATACTATACGAACTGCACTTTACCGGGCAAACTTTGAGTTGAAGAACAGAGGACAAATAATCTGTAATTGCAAGCCATCAATTATTAAGCATAaagtaaaatctaaacaaaccAAAACCATCTGAAGTCTAAAAGTGGAGCTCTGTTAAGGTTTAACTTTCATGCATTATGGTTGTCTATTTACTTCAATCCTACTTCGACATATTCATGTAGAATCAACATAATGAATTATctccaataaaataataacaataacaaaatcataatgaaTTATCTCCATTCTTAAAATGAAACAACAGTGTACAATATCGAAACCAGAAAACATCCTAGAATGTGTACCCACGACAGACTTTATATCCAGATATCTTGCAGCAGAGTTTGTATTCCAGTTGCTAGCAAGTATTACTTTTGCTCCAGATTTGTGCAAGTATTTAATGGTGAACACTGCATTCTTCATCGAGTTAGTCTTTAGGTCCATTTCTTCCAGTAGCAGTAATGTTGAATCAAATCTGACCATTACAACTTTTCCGGCAAGTTCTTCCCTGGGAAACTCTCCAAGAGTTTGTACATGTGGAACAGCCTCTAAATTCCACCAACTGGAAGCATGGTCCTACAGGATCCACAAATTCTTATTAAGACCACAAGCCAGTTATACACAATACTTGGTATGAGAGAACATGTGTTGGACTTTTAAATGGCAAACTTCACttaaggcaaaaaaaaaaaaacaaagaaatcaaatcaagTTTAAAAAACTCAGACAAAGAAAGTAGGATACTGAAAACTTAAGTTATACACAGAGAAATAAAATCCTAAAGTTCCCTTTCcatcattaaataaattggaTGGCAAAGACTGAGCCTTTTAAATACCTCCGAGTTCACCAAGTTCTTACAATAGACTGCCCCCCAACTTCGTGCTGAGAAGCATTTCAAACAAGACATACTTGTATAAGATTAAGGCGCAAACTCAAAGTTTAATatatagagaaaaattaactttatacCTGGGGTTGACATTAAGACAGCATGATATCTGTCATATTTGGAGAAATATGGAGACAAATTTTGACGATATAACTTGGCTGGATCTTGAGCAACTGCTTTAATAACGAAAAGAATTCCTTGAGGTGGATTTAAAAGCTGGCCCATCTCCTTTTTCCTTATTCGAGAAACGAGAATTCTGCACTAGACTGCAACAAACCAATCATAAAACAACATGAGGTAGagaactttcaaatttgagaaTGAACCAAATAGGTAAGACCGTAAGGAGGTGTTTAGTCTTCCGTAATGAGATAGATTTGTAACGTAACACAATCCAAAACTCACGTTTGTAAAAAGCGTTTTGATccaatttgtaatataaaaacttAACTCATTCCATCCATTTTCAATTCAACCCTCTTTTTTACTGTTTACGTCTTTGATTAGTTATGCTTTCCAACACTCTTCTGATTTTCAAATCAGTAATTCTGGTGGTATTTCAGCTCTTCAAAGTCTCTGAGAGCATTGGGAGACTCCATCCCAGAGTACGTGGCATATCGATAATCGATTCCACCTAAACTATGAACTTATAGTTGAACactaaaaatgtttatcaAATTAAGTGGCTAGCAACGAGTATGGTTTTAAATTGTAATAGTTCTTAGAATGAAACTTACTAGATGATAATTCATAAAAGTTTCCGGCAAAGTTTCTCCTGAAAACTAGATAAAATACGcctaaaattgaaactttataTCGTGGAAAATGAGACCCATGATATAAATACTCCATTtgcatgttttcttttaaaaagaaatgagctTACCGATTTGAAACCTTTCTTAGAGGCATCTCCGACCAATTTTCCGGTCATCTATTGTCTTCCTTCTTTCCTTCATGTGTTATCTCCCTCCGGacttcacttttctttttctctctcctcccCCACGTTTCGTTGGCATGTAGAGGGTgcgtttttttaaaaaaaataattaatatttttgttcctaAATTTTCCTCTTGCAACCCAAAAGATacgttaaaaaaaaccaaaatgagTATGAATAATTTCACTTGTGTTAGACGCAAGTTACAGGCCAAAATTCATCGATTTTCAATCTTTagaataattttcatttggcTCGAGAAAACGAgctaaaatgtaattaaaatcaCTGAAATTCTAAGAGAGTCTTGAGATCCTTTAGGAATCAAGAGCGGAACAAAAAATTAGACCGCAAATCATAAAaggatgaaaaacataattaaacgaTTATTTAATTGGCTCAATCCAAACGTGTTTTTCCATTATCGTTGAATTAGGCCTATTTTGAATTGATGTAAAAGACTGTTTCTGCAATATGGTTAAATGAGATTAGTCTTTCTGCCTGCCAATGGTAAATGGTTTCAACATGGTAGCTAATTTATCTTACAAATGATTTGTTAGAAGGTTGAAGTTTCTCAAATAAGTTTGGGATCAAAGTCACGTTAGAATTATCAAATGTAAAGAAATAGAATgaatgaaacaagaaaaaaaggggaagaaattcattttttgagtTTAAATCACAGGCCAATTTGCCATTGCAGtattgaagagagaaaagagagaagagagaaaagagagaaaagagagaaaagagagaaaagagagattcAGAAAGGGCTTAAAGTTTAACACATTCAAGCAAGCAACAGCAATGGGAATAATTATGATCGGGCTTTTGGATTATGATTGATTGAGTTCTTCTGGCTTCTCTATAGAATGTCTGAGAATGTATTCAACTCTCCTcttcttttcatctctttcgTTCTTATGCTTTCGATCTCTTTCGTCGTCTCGTCTGACCCAAAACACGGATTCCCTAATTCCTCTCATTTTAGCACTCAAATTCATAGATCCTCCAAGAAATGTTTTGCAAGTTTCTAACTTGAAATGAACAAGAGGCCTCACACGAGGAAGAATCTTTGCCTTCTCGTCTTGACTATTCGGACAGCCACCGCCTTTAATCGCCTCAATGGCAGGGGCGAACACCTCTGGCACAGACAAATGGCTTATCCCATCCTTGCCACTTGTGTTTTCATAAGGCAATCCAATTCCATCTTCTATCTCTTGAAAACAAGTCCCAAGTAATGAATTACTTTCACCTCCTGAAAACTCGATCTCGCCATTGCCACTTCTTTCTGAACCGCAGGAAACCAATCTCTGTTGCAAACCCAACAAAGATTTCTCCGCCTTCCTCCGTTGCTTTGCAAGTTCTATCTTTTCAGCACGCAGCTCTTTCGGCTTCCTCCTCCATAAAGCTGAATGACTGTACGTATGAGCATCAGGAAATGCTGGCAACCAACTGGGAATATGTTTGCTAGGTGGGGTTTCACCAATCTGAACAAAGGTAGGAATTGACTCCCTTTTTCTGATCACAGAGAAACATGGTAGTGGATGAGCGAAAGGGATCTCTTGAACTGAATTCACATAGCAAACAATGTTTTTCACTGACCCCGAATTGGCAAGACAATGATCTGATTGCCAAGCACCCAAAAACCCTTGTGATTGTTCCAACTCTTCCAGCCCTCTGATTATATCAAAGACATTGCACTCAATTCTACCAGCTAAATTAGCATAAAATGTTGCAATCTTCCCTAAGTGATGAAGGTATTTAATGGCAATGTCAGCCAGTGTGTCTAGAGCAGACTCCTTAAAACTTTGAAACCCTACACTATTACACATTTGCGCCACCGCAATTTTGGACACCTCTTGGACAAACTCGTTGCCTCTGCATTTCCTCGAATCAGAGCTTTGTTGTTCTTTCGACTTCATGTTATTACCAACTCCATCCCTCATTGCCTCTCCATTTCAGTCTTCTTCGAATTTCGTCAgcatttcaattcttctttgATTCCCCAGGGTAACGGTGGGTTGAATTACAAAtgttaatttgaaatctgAAAGCAGAGAAGAAAAATTCCGAGAATGAAGACGTGTCTAAGAGTTGGAGGAGACAATTAAATCTGTCCGtgttttatactttttaaataactatttttctcTTGTCCTTCATCAACTTCCAAATGATGCCTTTAGCATCAGATACCAACTGCAACAATGGAGATCATTTCAAAGTCAAAGGGAAATCAGTGATTTTCATATAGAATCTTTTTTGAAAGAAGATAAATTATACGAAAAAGAATGCCACTTGTAAACAGAATGTCTTTATCCAATCTAATCATAATCACGTATACCATCAGGAGAAACACCAAAAAACTGATAACAATGGTAAAGCTTTCACGGCGCTTCACATACTCCcaataattataaagtaaaagtCGAACATAAAGAGTAGCTTCTTGAGTTCGTTAATTCAAAGatcatcaaataaaataaactagaaaaagtataaatactGATTGCAACAGCAATCAAGATTTCTCATATATAGACAGACTCGCTAGCATCCCTTTTTATCCAAATCCTTCAGCACAAAAATACTAACAAAACCTAATTGCAGCAATTCAATCAAAGTCCTGcccaataaaaaattacagcTACATAGTAAAATATAGGAATTGGTTAAACTTCAGACTAAAAATTCATCACCGGCAGATAGCTGAGAatgtgcaacaaactcaaatCGTTTAACCCTAGATTAAATCAGAAGAACGATCGGTAACCAAATTACAAGTAGCAATCGAAGACAACTACTCCAATAATCTCCACCCCATTATTAGATCATCGGAAACGATTTAGGATTTCGAACTACACCCATGGtcaagtgaaaaaaaaaaaactccacaAAATCAACAAGCGAATCGAATATGTACACTACACTGAAAATACCTGAGATGGAATCAAGAAACCCAATAATCTGCAACGCCAAAAGCTTCGAATATTATTGGAAAACGATCAAGAGGGGAGAGAAATTTACCGACAGCCGTCTACGGTAAAGGgatgagaaagaagaaaaggaaaattaagaactaaaaataatgatttttgtGCTTAACAACGGAAGAGGGAAGAtaatctttttgaaaaaataagtgtaattccttaaaataataaccaaAAATCGAATCTTGGGATCATACATTTTCATGTGTTTCGTGTTTTGCGCCAACAAAACTGGCAACGCTTCGAATTTACCTGCCCTAATGCTGTTCTAAAGAAAATGATCAACTCATCTAATAACTTTAGACATTCTATAGTCATTCTTGAATTAGAGGATACATTGTGGCATTAACTAAGAAATACGAATGAACAAAAAGGTAGataaagacttttttttcttcacattatgtttttgttctctttcgaagtaagagaaagaaaagcatcGACTGGAGTGGGAGAGTCAGAGTCGAAAATGTTGACATTAATAGGTGAAGTAAAATATACATTCAAACAAGTTACACGAGAcgaatttgaatgtttaactAGAATGATGTAATGTATATTAACTATTATCTAGTCATCTTCGattaagttttatattaaagaaGAGCATGTTTGGATTAACtagaaaaaaagtttctattcctaacaattttttttatttgtttataaaattataataaggttagttatgtttttttttgtgtgaagTGTTTTTATCGTaagtttgttttgatttaaaattatgatgaATGTTTGCTGGTAAACATTGTTAACCACACTTTTAAAACTGTATTGAAAACACTTTTATTGTCTatgttcttttactttttttccaACATACGATTGGTTGTTGTTAGGTGATGCAATTGGTTGACCAAATTGATCTATACAATTGGTTGTGGGAGGAATTGAAGC of the Cucumis sativus cultivar 9930 chromosome 3, Cucumber_9930_V3, whole genome shotgun sequence genome contains:
- the LOC101219631 gene encoding phosphoglycerate kinase, cytosolic isoform X1, whose protein sequence is MGQLLNPPQGILFVIKAVAQDPAKLYRQNLSPYFSKYDRYHAVLMSTPARSWGAVYCKNLVNSEDHASSWWNLEAVPHVQTLGEFPREELAGKVVMVRFDSTLLLLEEMDLKTNSMKNAVFTIKYLHKSGAKVILASNWNTNSAARYLDIKSVVDYLSSVLQLKVCPVKCSSYSMMLTEEGFEKADILLLENLSVFKEEVANCSKFSKMLSLGVDIFVNDSFSQSHRILASTVGITRFCSTCLAGFNFQEGLCQLKKAAQTKRQPYVAIIGGGNLLNKLAALHVLASTCSVLVFVGMMSFQIMQALGLSVSYRLMNHGVCKEAAELIQFSLDKRVRIVYPKDFWCANVDTSKKMEIFASHDIPDGWLPVDLGPTSLDEINALLMNSKKIIWIGPVKFSDSSQSARGASRLARKLYDLSQRDCDITVVGTTACKAIMQESSTLCAYNVFENASVVWDFFKGKQLPGVLALDRAYPYEINWDAVFCDTTLPLVVDIGSGNGMFLLEMARRRKDHNFLGLEINEKLVKRCLHSVHQLEMKNGHFIATNATSTFRSIVCNYPGELVLVSIQCPNPDFNKPEHRWRMLQRSLVEAVADLLASNGKVFLQSDVEAVALRMREAFLLYGKGKLGVLQEQVGEEWLSENPFGVRSDWERHVLDRGDPMFRLMLSKSTTKSFN
- the LOC101219631 gene encoding phosphoglycerate kinase, cytosolic isoform X2, whose product is MVRFDSTLLLLEEMDLKTNSMKNAVFTIKYLHKSGAKVILASNWNTNSAARYLDIKSVVDYLSSVLQLKVCPVKCSSYSMMLTEEGFEKADILLLENLSVFKEEVANCSKFSKMLSLGVDIFVNDSFSQSHRILASTVGITRFCSTCLAGFNFQEGLCQLKKAAQTKRQPYVAIIGGGNLLNKLAALHVLASTCSVLVFVGMMSFQIMQALGLSVSYRLMNHGVCKEAAELIQFSLDKRVRIVYPKDFWCANVDTSKKMEIFASHDIPDGWLPVDLGPTSLDEINALLMNSKKIIWIGPVKFSDSSQSARGASRLARKLYDLSQRDCDITVVGTTACKAIMQESSTLCAYNVFENASVVWDFFKGKQLPGVLALDRAYPYEINWDAVFCDTTLPLVVDIGSGNGMFLLEMARRRKDHNFLGLEINEKLVKRCLHSVHQLEMKNGHFIATNATSTFRSIVCNYPGELVLVSIQCPNPDFNKPEHRWRMLQRSLVEAVADLLASNGKVFLQSDVEAVALRMREAFLLYGKGKLGVLQEQVGEEWLSENPFGVRSDWERHVLDRGDPMFRLMLSKSTTKSFN
- the LOC101219874 gene encoding transcription initiation factor TFIID subunit 8; the protein is MRDGVGNNMKSKEQQSSDSRKCRGNEFVQEVSKIAVAQMCNSVGFQSFKESALDTLADIAIKYLHHLGKIATFYANLAGRIECNVFDIIRGLEELEQSQGFLGAWQSDHCLANSGSVKNIVCYVNSVQEIPFAHPLPCFSVIRKRESIPTFVQIGETPPSKHIPSWLPAFPDAHTYSHSALWRRKPKELRAEKIELAKQRRKAEKSLLGLQQRLVSCGSERSGNGEIEFSGGESNSLLGTCFQEIEDGIGLPYENTSGKDGISHLSVPEVFAPAIEAIKGGGCPNSQDEKAKILPRVRPLVHFKLETCKTFLGGSMNLSAKMRGIRESVFWVRRDDERDRKHKNERDEKKRRVEYILRHSIEKPEELNQS